The following proteins are encoded in a genomic region of Bacillales bacterium:
- a CDS encoding SIS domain-containing protein — MTSSYTYEEIYRQPGTWKTTVNTVKASKEKVLEIFQRESPDEVIFIGCGTSYYISIAAALNFAEVTGIMARAVPASEIFLKPDSVIDKNKKSIIIGLSRSGNTTEVVRAIEFVQKQKLAECISITSDPKSDMAIQPGSHKILLPHVQEKSIVMTSTFTNLLLASQVIAGVVSNNESFLKELDQLSSLGDKVFKKAESLGKRLGEDLRYDHFIYLGLGSYFGLACEGMLKMKEMTQSFSESFNPLEFRHGPISVLNEKCCVVLLNQLNIQSYEQDVITEVSPSTGATVVVGENLESFAGSHLLELESGLTDQARLILYLPFLQLLAYYRTIKMGLNPDKPRNLNQVVVLKDE, encoded by the coding sequence TTTCAGAGGGAAAGCCCAGACGAAGTCATTTTCATTGGATGCGGAACTTCTTATTACATCTCCATAGCGGCCGCATTAAATTTCGCCGAAGTTACGGGAATCATGGCAAGAGCAGTGCCAGCGTCGGAAATTTTTCTCAAACCGGATTCAGTCATCGATAAAAATAAAAAGTCAATCATTATCGGACTGTCCCGGTCTGGAAATACGACCGAGGTGGTTCGTGCCATCGAATTTGTACAAAAGCAAAAGCTTGCTGAATGCATTTCAATCACGAGTGATCCGAAAAGCGACATGGCCATACAACCGGGCAGCCATAAAATATTGCTCCCGCATGTCCAAGAAAAAAGCATCGTGATGACGAGCACTTTTACAAATTTACTGCTTGCATCACAGGTCATAGCCGGGGTTGTGTCGAACAACGAATCCTTTCTTAAAGAATTGGACCAGTTATCTTCTTTGGGCGATAAAGTCTTCAAAAAGGCGGAATCCTTAGGAAAACGGCTCGGTGAAGATTTACGTTACGATCACTTTATTTATTTAGGATTAGGTTCGTACTTCGGATTGGCTTGTGAAGGCATGTTGAAAATGAAAGAGATGACCCAATCCTTTTCCGAATCGTTCAATCCCCTTGAGTTTCGCCACGGACCGATATCAGTTCTTAATGAAAAGTGCTGTGTCGTTCTATTAAACCAACTCAATATTCAATCATATGAGCAGGACGTTATTACGGAAGTGAGTCCCTCAACTGGTGCAACCGTAGTCGTCGGGGAGAATTTGGAGTCATTTGCAGGCAGTCACTTACTTGAACTTGAGAGCGGATTAACGGATCAGGCGCGTCTCATCTTATATTTGCCGTTTCTTCAACTGTTGGCTTACTACAGAACCATCAAAATGGGGTTGAATCCGGATAAACCGAGAAACCTAAATCAAGTCGTTGTTTTGAAAGACGAGTAG
- a CDS encoding sugar ABC transporter permease: MQVRKKIFPYLLIFPLAFVMISLVFYPGFVTLIDSFKSLNLTKPADVKFVGLSNYINLLQDPVVLRAAGNTALYYILAIVGEFLGGLFIALTLRNKFRGRGIVLALVILPWALPPVVNGVIWKWIYDPSYGVLNDLLLHAGLIDSYQVLLGQPGLAIFLVAIVHIWKMIPIVAVILLAALTTIPDDIYEAAEIDGANRWQRFQRITLPMLKPAIAIALTQMTFMAVNLFDEIFVLTGTALDTRSILIQTYLIAFRQLDLGLGMALSLLITIATLAISVLYIWLLRERRAKT; the protein is encoded by the coding sequence ATGCAGGTGAGAAAGAAAATATTTCCGTACTTATTAATTTTTCCTCTAGCTTTTGTCATGATCAGCTTAGTTTTTTATCCGGGTTTCGTTACATTGATCGACAGTTTCAAGTCATTAAATTTAACAAAGCCGGCAGACGTGAAGTTTGTGGGCTTAAGCAACTATATCAATTTATTACAGGATCCCGTTGTATTGCGGGCGGCTGGAAACACAGCTTTGTACTATATTTTGGCGATTGTCGGGGAATTTCTCGGAGGTCTGTTCATCGCCCTGACGTTGAGAAACAAATTCAGGGGAAGAGGAATTGTGCTTGCATTGGTGATTCTTCCATGGGCATTGCCCCCTGTGGTAAATGGTGTGATTTGGAAATGGATTTACGATCCTTCCTATGGTGTTTTAAACGATCTTTTGCTTCACGCAGGTCTCATTGATTCGTATCAAGTCTTGTTGGGTCAACCTGGTCTTGCGATTTTTCTCGTGGCGATCGTTCATATTTGGAAAATGATTCCGATCGTTGCCGTCATTTTATTGGCAGCACTCACCACCATTCCTGACGACATTTATGAAGCCGCAGAAATTGACGGAGCAAATCGGTGGCAACGCTTCCAGAGAATTACGTTGCCTATGTTGAAACCGGCAATCGCCATAGCATTAACGCAAATGACATTTATGGCCGTAAATTTGTTTGATGAAATATTTGTTCTTACAGGGACGGCCTTGGATACTCGATCGATTTTAATCCAAACCTACCTAATTGCTTTTCGTCAGTTGGACCTAGGATTGGGCATGGCACTT
- a CDS encoding class II fructose-bisphosphate aldolase — protein MTLVSSKEMMINAYQNHYAVPAFATHNLEIMKAVVEAAEELSSPIIFQTTPGTIKYVGVEYMAAMARVAAEKSTIPIALHLDHGDCFETVIKCLRAGYTSIMFDGSRLSFSENIALVQKVVEVCHPVDVPVEAELGTIGGVEEDLEIVEAEARYTSPQQAETFVKQTKIDSFAPAFGTAHGVYKDDPKLDFNRLQEISTRVCLPIVMHGASGVSSTSVREALKFGVSKVNISTDLKNTFIEELRQYLKQHPKESDPRKYFLTARQVVKDVAKQIILNVKSDQKA, from the coding sequence ATGACGCTTGTATCTTCAAAAGAGATGATGATCAATGCATACCAAAATCATTACGCGGTTCCCGCCTTTGCCACTCATAACCTCGAAATCATGAAAGCCGTGGTAGAAGCCGCAGAAGAACTGAGCAGTCCGATTATTTTTCAAACCACACCCGGAACGATTAAATATGTTGGAGTCGAGTATATGGCTGCGATGGCGAGAGTGGCTGCAGAAAAATCGACGATCCCCATCGCTCTGCATTTAGATCACGGCGATTGTTTTGAAACTGTCATTAAATGTTTACGTGCTGGTTACACCTCGATCATGTTCGACGGATCAAGGCTTTCCTTTAGCGAAAATATTGCTCTCGTACAAAAAGTCGTGGAGGTTTGCCACCCGGTTGACGTTCCGGTCGAGGCAGAGCTGGGAACAATTGGAGGCGTTGAAGAAGATTTGGAAATCGTTGAAGCCGAAGCACGATATACGAGTCCTCAACAAGCAGAAACATTCGTGAAACAAACCAAGATCGATTCGTTCGCACCAGCATTTGGCACCGCGCATGGCGTATACAAAGATGACCCGAAACTTGATTTCAATCGATTGCAAGAAATTTCAACTCGAGTTTGCCTTCCGATCGTCATGCATGGTGCTTCAGGTGTTTCGTCAACAAGCGTTCGAGAAGCATTGAAGTTTGGCGTAAGTAAAGTCAATATTTCAACAGATTTAAAGAACACATTTATCGAAGAACTGCGTCAATATCTTAAGCAACATCCAAAGGAATCCGATCCAAGAAAATATTTTCTCACAGCTAGACAAGTAGTGAAAGATGTTGCAAAGCAAATCATTTTGAATGTCAAATCGGATCAAAAGGCATAG
- a CDS encoding sugar ABC transporter substrate-binding protein produces the protein MKKIMGCKKWLMIGMVLVLSIVTFGCSGQGNSEGSAGDGNGQKDLKGTEIKALLPPWSKIPQSMLDEFKKESGITVHIETLGWDDIHDKIVTSAAAGVAPADITEFDWSWVGQFGASNWYEPLNQYFDQKLIDDIPTMDIFKYNDHYLAMPYFNDFRVTYINEKYFKAAGITEMPQTPQQLIEDAKKIKSKGIVDYPLGLPLSATEGAATPWYLMTKAYGGELFDKDWNPLFTSKNSAGYKAMQFIIESMKEDHIIDPAAVSLKDVDVIDQFKSGKSAIDLSGWSGNYAVYKDSEKSKVSDSVQMIPVPGKDGESRTFGLVGAFGIPKASKHKEASVAFIKWLNQPENVKKLYKDLGLLPNRKSVLESMNEAGELPGGDTILKVLPTVEPLFPQGTPPWYPEFSTTVATTINQMAKGSLSLDEGIQKIGDKAKEITQK, from the coding sequence ATGAAGAAAATCATGGGTTGTAAAAAATGGTTGATGATTGGCATGGTTCTCGTCTTAAGTATTGTCACTTTCGGCTGTTCAGGACAAGGAAACAGCGAAGGATCAGCCGGAGACGGCAACGGTCAAAAAGATTTAAAAGGCACGGAAATTAAGGCTTTGCTGCCGCCTTGGTCGAAAATCCCGCAAAGCATGCTGGATGAATTCAAGAAAGAATCCGGCATAACCGTCCACATTGAAACGCTCGGCTGGGACGACATTCATGATAAAATCGTCACCTCTGCAGCTGCCGGAGTTGCCCCCGCAGACATCACCGAATTTGACTGGTCTTGGGTCGGGCAATTTGGGGCATCGAATTGGTACGAACCTTTAAACCAATACTTTGATCAAAAGTTGATTGACGACATCCCGACGATGGATATTTTCAAATACAATGATCACTATTTGGCGATGCCCTACTTTAACGATTTTCGTGTCACATATATTAACGAGAAATATTTTAAAGCTGCAGGCATTACCGAAATGCCGCAAACTCCTCAACAGTTGATTGAAGATGCTAAAAAAATCAAGAGCAAAGGTATCGTCGATTATCCTCTCGGTTTGCCTCTGTCTGCTACGGAAGGAGCTGCTACACCGTGGTATTTGATGACAAAAGCATATGGCGGAGAACTTTTCGATAAGGATTGGAACCCTTTATTTACTTCTAAGAATTCGGCTGGATACAAAGCGATGCAGTTTATCATCGAAAGCATGAAAGAAGATCATATTATTGATCCTGCTGCTGTCAGCTTGAAAGACGTCGATGTCATCGATCAATTTAAGTCCGGAAAATCTGCCATTGATTTGTCGGGATGGTCTGGAAATTACGCCGTCTATAAAGATTCAGAAAAATCAAAAGTGAGCGATAGCGTTCAGATGATTCCTGTTCCCGGTAAAGATGGGGAAAGCCGGACATTCGGATTGGTTGGGGCCTTCGGAATTCCTAAGGCTTCGAAACATAAAGAGGCTTCAGTAGCATTCATCAAATGGTTAAATCAACCTGAAAATGTTAAAAAATTATATAAGGATCTCGGCTTACTGCCCAATCGTAAAAGCGTTCTCGAATCAATGAATGAAGCCGGAGAATTGCCTGGTGGCGATACAATACTCAAAGTCCTCCCAACAGTTGAACCTTTATTCCCCCAAGGCACACCACCTTGGTACCCTGAATTCAGCACAACAGTCGCTACTACGATTAATCAAATGGCGAAAGGTTCACTGTCGCTCGACGAAGGCATCCAAAAAATTGGCGATAAAGCAAAAGAAATCACTCAGAAGTAA